In Deltaproteobacteria bacterium, the genomic stretch CACCAGGTGCCGTCGAGGTCGCCGCTTCCGAAGAAGGGCCGCTTGCGCCTGAGGTGCTGCGCCAACCGCAACACCACCTGCTCCGGCGGAAGCTCCGTGGTGCCGACCAGCCGCATGCCCCATCGATAGCCGCTCAGCAGCGCACTTTCCACCGCCGTGCTACGCAGGGCCCGTGGCCCGCAAACGCATCCCCAAGTGGCTCGTCGCCGCCAGCCAGCACCCCGGCGGCCTGCCCCCCGGCGAAAAGCCCGACTGGATCTCCCGGGTGCTCACCCGCGCCGGTGCCGTCACGCCCGCCGAGCTCACCGCCGCCCTCGACGCCGGCCGCGCCACCATCAACGGCAAGCCCGCGCGCGCGCCGCTCACCCTCGCCCGCGCCACCGACGACATCCGCTTCGACGGCCAGCCCGTCTCGTTCCGCCCGCCCACGCGGGTGATCGTTTTTCACAAGCCCGCGAACACCATCTGCACCGCGAGCGATCCCGACGGCCATCGCACCGTCTACGAAGCCCTCGCGCCCGCGCTCACCCCGGAGCTCGCGCGCTACGGCTGGCACTGCGTGGGCCGGCTCGACCTCGACACCACCGGGCTCCTGCTCTTCACCAACGACGAGCGCTTCGTGGGGCACGCCACCTCGCCCGCGTCGCATCTGCCCAAGCGCTACCTGGCCACCGTCGCCGAGAGCGCCACCGACGCCCAGCTCGAGCCCATTCGACGCGGCATCGATCTGCACGACGGGCCGGCGCGCCCGGCGAAGGCCGCGCTCCGCGCACCCGGCCTCGTGGAGCTCACGCTGAGCGAAGGCCGCAACCACCAGGTGAAGCGCATGCTCGGCGGCGTGGGCCTGCCCGTGCGCGCGCTGCACCGCGAGGCCGTGGGCGCGCTGGTGCTCGACGTGCCTGTGGGCCAGTGTCGCGAGCTCTCGGCCGAGGAGATCCGGGTGGCGCTGCGCTTCGAGCCTTCGCCATGATCCACCTCACCACCCAGGCCCAGGCGCTGCTCGCGCTGGCCGCGTTCGGCGCCGGCTTCGTGGACGCCATCGCCGGCGGCGGCGGGGTGATCACCTTGCCGGCGCTGCTCTTCGCCGGGCTGCCGCCGCACCTCGCGCTGGGCACCAACAAGGGCCAGAGCGTCTTCGGCTCCGCGGCGGCGCTGGTGCGCTACGCGCGCTCGGGGCTGCTCGACGGCAAGCTCGCGCGCGCCACCTTTCCGCTGGGGCTGGTGGGCTCGGCGATCGGTGCGCAATTGGTGCTCGCGGTGAGCCCCGCCGCGCTCAAGGTCGTGGTCCTGGTGCTCTTGATGGGTGTGGCCGTGTTCCTCGCGCTCTCGGGCAAGCCGGGACAGGCGCGCGCGCCGGTGTCGAGGCCAGTGCTCGTGGCCAGCCTGCTCGCCTTCGGGCTGGGCGCGTACGACGGCTTCTTCGGCCCCGGGGTGGGCACGTTCCTGATCGTGGCCTTCGTGGCCCTCCTCGGCCGCACCCTCGATCGCGCCAGCGCCGATGCCAAGGCGGTGAACTTCGCCTCCAACCTCGCCGCCGTGACCCTCTTCGCCTCGCGCGGGGTGGTGCTCTGGAGCGTCGCGCTGCCCATGGCCGTGGCCCAGGCCGCGGGCGCCTGGCTGGGCGCGCACGTGACCGTCCGCGGCGGCGCGAAGGTCGTCCGGCCGGTGGCCCTGCTGGTGACCGTGGGCCTCGTGGCCCGCCTGGTGCGCGATCTCTGGGTGGGCTGATCGGAGCTGGAAAGCGCGAAAGGACGCGATCGCGCACACCGCCGGCCGGCCACATGGAGAAATCGGACGGGGTCGGCTACTAACAAGGAATCCGAGAGGCCGCGTCGCGGGGCGCGGGGTGGCCCTGTGAGCGAGCGCGACTTCGACTTCGAGCAGGTGTACGGCGCGCTCCCCGTCGCGGTGGCGCTGCTCGCCGACGGCCGCGTGGTGCGCACCAACCCCGCCATGGCCGAGCTCTTCCGCTGTGCGCCCGAGAAGCTCCAGGGCCGCTCGATCTGGGAGTTCGTCTCCGGCGGCGGGAATCTCGAGCGCCTGCAGGACCGGTACGCCGCTCGCCTGCGCGGCGAGACGGTCACGCCCGTGTACGAGATGGAGCTCCAGCGCGACGACGGCACCGCCCTGCGCGTGGAGAGCACCGCCCGCGCCCTCGACGAGCAGCGCACGATCGTCGTCTTCCGCGAGCTGCCCACGGGCCGCGGGGTGCCGCTGGTGACCACCCTCGCCGAGGCCGGCGTGCAGCTGCAGCGCGCCACCACGCCCGAGGGCGTGGCCCAGGCGGCGGTGGCCCTGCTCGCCGGGCTGGGGCTGCGCGCGTACATCAGCGAGGTGCGGGACGGGACGCTCAACCTCATCGCGGCCACGCCGGGCGACGAGATCACCGCGCTCACCCATCGCCTCCGGCCCGGCTACGTGAACCGGCCGATGGGGCGCCGGCTGGACCAGCTCAACCAGATCTTCGCGCTCGCCCGCTTCATGGACGACTACCCGGCGGTGATCCGCGAGCACCTGCTGACGCTGGGGCTGGATCCGGCGCTGTTCGCCGAGCTCCTGGCCATGCCGGTCTACGCGCGTGGCGTGATGACGCCCCTGCGCGTGGAGGGCGCGCTCTGGGGAACCCTGACGGTGACGGGCGCGGACCTCCAAGCCCACGACACCTCCGCGCTCGCGCTGTTCGCGGCCCAGGTGGCGGCGGCGCTGGAGGTCGCGCGCTCCTTCCAGAGCCTGCAGCAGACCAACCGGCAGCTCGCCGCGGTGCACGCCATGGCCGCCGCCGGCGCCGAGGCCGAGCTCGACAGGCTGCTTCCCAAGCTCCTCGACACCGCCTCCGAAAGCACCGCCAGCCCCTGCAGCATGCTCTGGGTCCTCGACGGCGAAGAGCTCGTGCTCGCCGGCGCGCGCGGGCTGGCCGATCAGCCGCTGGGCACGCGTCGGCCCGCGCCAGGCTCGCTCACCGGCAAGGTGCTGGGCGAGGGAAGAGCGCGGGCCTTCGCGCTCGACCGCGTGACGGCCGAGACCGGCTTCGTGGTGCCCCCGTCGAAGCTCAAGCACCTGGCGATTCTGCCCCTCTGGCACCAGGGCAAGGCGATGGGCACGCTGAACCTGGGGCGCGAGGTCGACCAGCCGTTCACCGCTGCGGACCTCGCGGGCGCGGAGCTCATCGCCGCGCAGCTGGTGGTGCAGCTCATCAAGGGCCGGCTCATCGAGGCCGAGCGCCGCCGGGTGCACGACCTGCAGCTGCTCCTCGACGTGGGCCGGCTCATCACCGCCTCGCTCGACCCCGACGAGCTCCTCGAGAGCGCCGCCGCCAACGTGGCCCGCCTCGTGGACGCCAGCGACGCCTTCATCTGGCTCTACGACCCGGCCACCCGCGAGCTCATTGGCGCGGCCACCTCGACGCCCGACTTCCGCGAGCACTTCCGCGAAGTGCGGATGCAGATCAACGGGCCCAACACCGCCGCGGGCCGGGCCATCCTCGCGCGCGCGCCCGTCCGCATCCTGGACGCGGCCAGCTCCACCATCATCAACACCGACCTCAACCTCACCTACCAGGTGAAGAGCCTGCTCGCCCTGCCCATGCTGGTGCGCGACCAGCCCATCGGCGCGGTGACCATCGGCGACCGGTATCGCAACCGCGAGTGGACCGAATCGGAGGTCGAGCGGGCCACGGTGGTGGTGAACCAGATGGCGGTGGCGGTGGCGAACGCCCGCCTCTTCGACGACCTGAAGCGCAGCTACGACAAGCTGGCCCAGGCGCGCGAGGAGCTGGTGAAGCGCGAGCGCCTGGCCGCGCTGGGCGAGCTCTCGGCGGTGGTCGCGCACGAGGTGCGCAATCCCCTGGGCGTGGTCTTCAACTCGCTGGGCTCGCTGCGCAAGGCGGTGCGGGGCAACACCGACGCGGAGATGCTCATCGGCATCGTGGGCGAGGAGGCCGACCGGCTGAACCGGATCGTGTCGGACCTGCTCGACTTCGCGCGGCCGCACGAGGCCAGCCTGCGCCTGGAGCCGCTGGAGGCGGTGCTGGAGAGCGCCCGTGAGGCCACGCTGGCGCTCACCGGCGGCGCCCACGAGATCGCGCTGGAGCTGAGCCCCGCGCTGCCCCGCGTGGCCGCCGACGCGCGCATGCTGCGTCAGGCTTTCATTAACCTTCTCGTTAATGCCGTACAGGCCTCGCCGCGCGGCGGCCAGGTGACGATGCGCGCCCAGTCGCGTGCGGGAAAGCTGCGCGTGGAGGTGGCCGACCACGGCCCGGGCATCCCCGCGGCGCACCGCTCGCGCATCTTCCAGCCGTTCTTCACCACCAAGGCCACCGGCACCGGCTTGGGCCTGGCGGTGGTGAAGCGCATCGTGGAGGCGCACCGCGGCGAGGTGACGCTGGAGAGCACCGAGGGACAGGGCACCACCTTCAGCGTGAGCCTGCCGGTGCCGGCGGACGATCGCGCGACGCAACCCGCGATCTGAGAATCAGGCGCGCCCGTACACGGGCAGCGCGGCACCCGAGACGTCCTTCGACGCATCGGAGAGCAGAAAGCTGATCACCGACGCCAGCGAGGCCGGGTTCACCCAGGCGGAGAAGTCGGCCTGGGGCATGCCGGCGCGGTTCGCGGGCGTGTCGATGGTGGAAGGCAGCACCGCGTTCACGCGCACGTTGGCGCTGAGCACCTCCGCCGCCACCGCCTGACACAGCGAGACCACCGCGCTCTTGGTGGCCGCGTACTCCGCCGCGCCCGCGCTGGTGTCGGGCCGCACCGCCGCGCGCGAGCCGACGACGACGATGCTTCCCGCCTTGCGCTCCACCAATCCGGGCAGCACCGCGCGCAACGCGCGGTACGCCGATTCCAGGTTGGCGCCGAGCATGGCCTTCCAGATGGCGTCGTCGGCGCGTGCGTGCAGCGGGCCGCCGCCCTGCCACCCGCCGGCGATGAGCACCGCGCCCGTGAGAGGGCCGAGCTCCTTCTCCACGCGGGCCATGGGCTCGCGCCAGGCCGCGGGATCGTTGGCGTCGAAGGGCAGGCCCAGCGCCCCGGACGGGAGCTTGGCCAGTCGCTCGGCCGAGCGGGGCAAGTCCACGGCGGCGATCTTGTGGCCCTGCTGCAGGAGGTGCGCGACCACCGCCGAGCCGAGGGCGCCCGCAGCGCCGGTGATGAGGGTGACGTTGGGCATGGCGCGCATCCTAGGGCAGCCGGTCCAGAGCAGCGCCCCAAAATCCTCGTCGACGTTCGATCGCCGTCGCCAGCCCCCAGCCCCCAGCCCCCATGCACCGACCCGCTGGCCGACCAGAAAAAACAAGTGCCGTGTGCGTGCACGCCCGCACCGAGGTTGTCCTGAGATCAGTTGTTCCGTACTTTGGTGTTCCCTGGAATGAGCGAGATCGGCCCCACCGCCATCAGCCGCCCGCGGCCCCCCGACGTCGTCCCCGGCTACCGGCTCCTGGAGCTGGTGGGCAAGGGCGGGATGGGCGAGGTGCACCGCGCGCTCCAGCTCTCGCTCGAGCGCCGGGTGGCCGTGAAGCTGCTGGCCGCGAACCTGGCGCAGGATCCCGGCTTCGTGGCGCGCTTCGAGAAAGAGGCCGCGGCGCTGGCGCAGCTCAGCCACCCCAACATCGTCTCCATCGTCGACAAGGGAAAGGCCGGCGAGACCTACTACCTGGTGATGGAGTTCGTGGAGGGGCCCTCGCTCCGCGAGCTGCTCAAGAACGGCGTGGCCCAAGAGGCGGCGCTGCGCGCGGTCTACGAGGTGGCCAAGGCCATCGACTACGCGCACGGCCGCGGCATCGTGCACCGCGATCTCAAGCCCGAGAACATCCTCATCGACGCCCAGGCGGGAAACATCGCCAAGGTCTCCGACTTCGGCCTAGCCGGCTTCCTCGAGGACAGCGCCGGCCGCTTCAACGTCACCGCCACCCACGTGGCCATGGGGACGCTGGCGTACATGGCGCCGGAGCAGCGCGTCGACGCCAAGAAGGCCGACCACCGCGCCGACATCTACTCGCTTGGGGTGATGCTCTACGAAGTGCTCACCGGCGACCTGCCCATGGGCAGCTACCCGGCGGCCACCTCGCGCAAGCCCGAGCTCGACAAGCGCGTCGACCCCATCATCGAGCGCTGCCTCAAGCCCGACCCCGCCGCTCGCTACCAGAAGGCCAGCGAGCTCCTCGCCGACCTCGAGCCGCTGGTGACGATGGTGACGATGCCGCCGCCCACGCTCACCAGCTGGGACAAGTTCGTCATCGACGTGCGGCGGCGGGTGCAAACCGCTGGCCGGGTGACGGGCGGCATCCTGGTGGCCGGCGCGTCGGTGGTGCTGGCCGTGGCCGCGGCGCGAAACAGCCTGCCCAAGCCGCCGCCGGAGCTGCCCACCGCGGTCTTCTCCACCGAGCTGCCCGACATGGACCGCGAGGCCGTGCCCGCGCGCGTCGAGGACCACGGGCTCGTGCACCAGGTGTGGATCGGCACCGGTCCGGACCAGCTCACCAGCCTGCCCGAGGGCCGTCCGCTCGAGGTGGCGACGGCCGACGGCCTCGCGTCGCTGAAGATCCGCTCGATGGTGCCGGATCATCCGGTGGGCCGGGTGAAGGTCGACGTGGTGGAGATCGACGGCCAGGCCGCGCGGCTCAACGCCGACGTGAACGTGGAGCCGCTCCACCCGGACCTGCGCGCGCGCTGGCGCAAGCTGGTCTTCGGCGAGGAGCAGAGCCCGCGCATCGCGCTCTCCATGCTCGGCTCGCCCGGTCGACACGCCACGGTGATGATTGGGCCGCCGGGCACGCCGGTGGCGCTGGAGTGGGTCTTCGGCGAGCGGCGCGGGGTGATGCTCGGGCCGCCCAGCCCGGCCGATCCCAGCCACCTGGCCATCGAGATCGATCTCGACGGCGAGCTGCGCGCCTTCGTCGGCAAGGGCCTGGACCGCCGGCCGGTGGGCGAGCCCGTCGCGCTGGGCAAGGGCTGGCGAAAGATCTTCGGCCGCCTCCCCATGCCGCAGTTCGACTGCGCCGAGGGGACTTGCGAGTTCAGCAAGGTCGTCTACGAAATCGAGAAGGAGCCGCCTCCGCCTCCGCCTCCGCCCGTCGTGGCCGCGGTGCTGCCCCCGGAGCCCGTGGAGCCCGTGCCGCCTCCGCCCGCGCGGCCCGGGCGCCCCGGAAAGAAAGGCCCGGAGCGCGCCGAGAAGTCCGAGCACAACCTCAAGCACGCAGAAGAGGGCAAGAAGGTCGTCAGCGGCAAGAAGAACGAGAAGCCGCTCGAGAAGCCCGCGCATCGTGGACGGGAAGGTCGCTAGTTCCTGGTTCCTCGTTCCTGGTTCCTGGCGGACGCCCAATCGTGGGTCGTCGTTCGTGGTTCGTTCGTCCGATGCCGGCGTTGCCCCATTGGTGATGCGGATCTGCCGTCCAATCGGCATCATGTGACCCATGCCGCGCTTCCAGGATCGCGCCACCACCCCTGAACGCGGGCCCCGCGACATGCTCCGCTGGCAGCTCGAGCGCCTCCGCGCCCCGCGCCCGACACAGGTCGATACGCCCGCACCGTTTCGGCCCAATGACGGCAAGCTGATTCAGGAGCTGTCTGCGTCGCTCACGTGGATCGGCCACGCGAGCTTCGTGCTCCAGCTCGGCGGCGCGTACGTGGCCGTGGATCCGATCATGTCGGAGCGCATCAGCGGCGTGGTGAAGCGCCTCGCGCCCGTGGGCCTGCGCTACGACGCGCTCCCGCCCCTCGACGTGGTCTGCCTCACGCACAACCACCGCGACCACCTCGACCTGCCCACCCTCAAGCGGCTCGGGCCCAAGCCGCTATACGTGGTGCCGCTGGGGAACGGCCCGCTGCTCAAGGACGCGGGCTTTCCGAACGTCGTGGAGCTCGACTGGTGGGAGACCCATCGGCTCGGCAACGTGGACATCACGCTCGTGCCCGCGCGCCACTGGAGCATGCGCTTCCCCTGGGACCGCAACGACATGCTCTGGGGCGGCTATGTGTTCCGCGGGCCCGAGGGCGTGGCCTACCACTCCGGCGACACCGCGCTCTTCGACACCTTCAGCGAGATCGGCAAGCGCATGGGCCCCATCGACTGGGCCATGCTGCCCATCGGCGCGTACGAGCCGCGCTGGTTCATGCAGCCGCAGCACATGAACCCCGAGGACGCCGGCCAGGCCTTCGAGATGCTGGGCGCGCGCACCTTCGTGGCCATGCACTGGGGTACCTTCAAGCTCACCGACGAGCCCACCGGCGAGCCGCCCGACCGCATCCGCAAGATCTTCGCCGAGCGCGGCATCGAGCCCGGCCGGCTCTGGATCCTCGACGTGGGCGAGACCCGCGCGCTGGAGAAGGCGCCATGAGCAAGGCCGCCGCGCCGCCGAGCGCGCTCGACCAGGCCCTGCGCTGGCTCGCCGTCCGCGATCGCACCGAGGGCGAGCTGCGGCTCAAGCTGAAGCGCAAGTCGTATCCCGCAGACCAGATCGCGGCGGCGCTCGAGCGGCTGCGCGGCCTGGGCTACCTCGACGACGCCCGCTTTGCCCGCGGTCGCGCCGAAGCGCTGCTCTCGCGCGGACGATTGGGGCCGCGCGGCGTCGAGTCGCGCTTGCTCGCGGCAGGATTGGATCGCGAGCTGATCTCCACGGCCGTGCGCAACGCCATGGCCACCCGCGACGAGCTCTCGCTGGCCCGCGCGGCGCTCGCGCGTCGACATCCCGAGGCGCCGGGAACCCCGGACCGCAAGCTGCGGTCGAAGGCCGTGCGCTTCCTGCTCGGGCGC encodes the following:
- a CDS encoding serine/threonine protein kinase, which gives rise to MSEIGPTAISRPRPPDVVPGYRLLELVGKGGMGEVHRALQLSLERRVAVKLLAANLAQDPGFVARFEKEAAALAQLSHPNIVSIVDKGKAGETYYLVMEFVEGPSLRELLKNGVAQEAALRAVYEVAKAIDYAHGRGIVHRDLKPENILIDAQAGNIAKVSDFGLAGFLEDSAGRFNVTATHVAMGTLAYMAPEQRVDAKKADHRADIYSLGVMLYEVLTGDLPMGSYPAATSRKPELDKRVDPIIERCLKPDPAARYQKASELLADLEPLVTMVTMPPPTLTSWDKFVIDVRRRVQTAGRVTGGILVAGASVVLAVAAARNSLPKPPPELPTAVFSTELPDMDREAVPARVEDHGLVHQVWIGTGPDQLTSLPEGRPLEVATADGLASLKIRSMVPDHPVGRVKVDVVEIDGQAARLNADVNVEPLHPDLRARWRKLVFGEEQSPRIALSMLGSPGRHATVMIGPPGTPVALEWVFGERRGVMLGPPSPADPSHLAIEIDLDGELRAFVGKGLDRRPVGEPVALGKGWRKIFGRLPMPQFDCAEGTCEFSKVVYEIEKEPPPPPPPPVVAAVLPPEPVEPVPPPPARPGRPGKKGPERAEKSEHNLKHAEEGKKVVSGKKNEKPLEKPAHRGREGR
- a CDS encoding SDR family NAD(P)-dependent oxidoreductase, producing the protein MPNVTLITGAAGALGSAVVAHLLQQGHKIAAVDLPRSAERLAKLPSGALGLPFDANDPAAWREPMARVEKELGPLTGAVLIAGGWQGGGPLHARADDAIWKAMLGANLESAYRALRAVLPGLVERKAGSIVVVGSRAAVRPDTSAGAAEYAATKSAVVSLCQAVAAEVLSANVRVNAVLPSTIDTPANRAGMPQADFSAWVNPASLASVISFLLSDASKDVSGAALPVYGRA
- a CDS encoding rRNA pseudouridine synthase, with amino-acid sequence MARKRIPKWLVAASQHPGGLPPGEKPDWISRVLTRAGAVTPAELTAALDAGRATINGKPARAPLTLARATDDIRFDGQPVSFRPPTRVIVFHKPANTICTASDPDGHRTVYEALAPALTPELARYGWHCVGRLDLDTTGLLLFTNDERFVGHATSPASHLPKRYLATVAESATDAQLEPIRRGIDLHDGPARPAKAALRAPGLVELTLSEGRNHQVKRMLGGVGLPVRALHREAVGALVLDVPVGQCRELSAEEIRVALRFEPSP
- a CDS encoding MBL fold metallo-hydrolase, which translates into the protein MPRFQDRATTPERGPRDMLRWQLERLRAPRPTQVDTPAPFRPNDGKLIQELSASLTWIGHASFVLQLGGAYVAVDPIMSERISGVVKRLAPVGLRYDALPPLDVVCLTHNHRDHLDLPTLKRLGPKPLYVVPLGNGPLLKDAGFPNVVELDWWETHRLGNVDITLVPARHWSMRFPWDRNDMLWGGYVFRGPEGVAYHSGDTALFDTFSEIGKRMGPIDWAMLPIGAYEPRWFMQPQHMNPEDAGQAFEMLGARTFVAMHWGTFKLTDEPTGEPPDRIRKIFAERGIEPGRLWILDVGETRALEKAP
- a CDS encoding TSUP family transporter, yielding MIHLTTQAQALLALAAFGAGFVDAIAGGGGVITLPALLFAGLPPHLALGTNKGQSVFGSAAALVRYARSGLLDGKLARATFPLGLVGSAIGAQLVLAVSPAALKVVVLVLLMGVAVFLALSGKPGQARAPVSRPVLVASLLAFGLGAYDGFFGPGVGTFLIVAFVALLGRTLDRASADAKAVNFASNLAAVTLFASRGVVLWSVALPMAVAQAAGAWLGAHVTVRGGAKVVRPVALLVTVGLVARLVRDLWVG
- a CDS encoding RecX family transcriptional regulator; the encoded protein is MSKAAAPPSALDQALRWLAVRDRTEGELRLKLKRKSYPADQIAAALERLRGLGYLDDARFARGRAEALLSRGRLGPRGVESRLLAAGLDRELISTAVRNAMATRDELSLARAALARRHPEAPGTPDRKLRSKAVRFLLGRGFSSDVVSRALGVDVDGGD
- a CDS encoding GAF domain-containing protein encodes the protein MSERDFDFEQVYGALPVAVALLADGRVVRTNPAMAELFRCAPEKLQGRSIWEFVSGGGNLERLQDRYAARLRGETVTPVYEMELQRDDGTALRVESTARALDEQRTIVVFRELPTGRGVPLVTTLAEAGVQLQRATTPEGVAQAAVALLAGLGLRAYISEVRDGTLNLIAATPGDEITALTHRLRPGYVNRPMGRRLDQLNQIFALARFMDDYPAVIREHLLTLGLDPALFAELLAMPVYARGVMTPLRVEGALWGTLTVTGADLQAHDTSALALFAAQVAAALEVARSFQSLQQTNRQLAAVHAMAAAGAEAELDRLLPKLLDTASESTASPCSMLWVLDGEELVLAGARGLADQPLGTRRPAPGSLTGKVLGEGRARAFALDRVTAETGFVVPPSKLKHLAILPLWHQGKAMGTLNLGREVDQPFTAADLAGAELIAAQLVVQLIKGRLIEAERRRVHDLQLLLDVGRLITASLDPDELLESAAANVARLVDASDAFIWLYDPATRELIGAATSTPDFREHFREVRMQINGPNTAAGRAILARAPVRILDAASSTIINTDLNLTYQVKSLLALPMLVRDQPIGAVTIGDRYRNREWTESEVERATVVVNQMAVAVANARLFDDLKRSYDKLAQAREELVKRERLAALGELSAVVAHEVRNPLGVVFNSLGSLRKAVRGNTDAEMLIGIVGEEADRLNRIVSDLLDFARPHEASLRLEPLEAVLESAREATLALTGGAHEIALELSPALPRVAADARMLRQAFINLLVNAVQASPRGGQVTMRAQSRAGKLRVEVADHGPGIPAAHRSRIFQPFFTTKATGTGLGLAVVKRIVEAHRGEVTLESTEGQGTTFSVSLPVPADDRATQPAI